The following are encoded in a window of Salmo trutta chromosome 9, fSalTru1.1, whole genome shotgun sequence genomic DNA:
- the LOC115200597 gene encoding C-X-C motif chemokine 11-1: MTNTMASTVLISFLACLLLVNVEGQVGHSKTRCQCLNGMVNHVKPVLIEKLEVYTSSHSCQNIEIIVTLKNGKGMKCLNPEAPFAKKTIEKIMKNQRSVQ, translated from the exons ATGACCAACACGATGGCATCAACAGTCCTCATCAGCTTCCTGGCCTGTCTGCTCCTGGTTAATGTTGAAG GCCAGGTTGGTCATTCTAAAACTCGGTGCCAGTGTCTGAATGGAATGGTGAACCACGTTAAACCTGTTCTCATTGAGAAGCTCGAAGTGTACACCTCCAGCCACTCCTGCCAGAACATAGAGATCAT TGTCACTCTGAAGAACGGAAAAGGGATGAAGTGTCTGAATCCAGAGGCTCCATTTGCCAAGAAAACCATtgagaaaataatgaaaaaccaaaG GAGTGTGCAGTAA